TAAAGTCTTCTTTCTGTTCTTTATTGGCTTCTTTGTAATAAGTAAAGGTTCGTTCAAGAATCTGTGCTAACTCTCCAATTTCTATTGCACTGTATTGAGACGAGCCCAAGGCTTGTAAGTTGTATAATTTTACATAAAGCTTAAGTATTGGGATTAGGCGATCTACTATTACTGCTTGCTCCTCTGGGTCTTTAGGAGCAAATTCAGTACCAGTAACTGCTGTTAATAGCAATTTGGGGCCATACATCACCATTATTGCTGGTTTGCCTTCTGTACTATCATTACGGTTGAGAACTTCAACTAATTGTTGTTGTTCTTCTGCCGCAAGTTGATTAAATGCTTCATTAACACTTGCAACAAAAAGCTTTGTTCTTTGCTCATATTCACCATCATCAGCAATTGACTTCTGCACGCTGTTTGCGTCAGTTTTTACCTTGAATAAATGACAACGTAACATCTGAGCAACACGAGTAATTGCAATAACTCTTTGTGCCTTCTCAGTATTCTCTTCTGTATGAAGTATTTCTGGAACCGCTTTAGCTAATCGCTGACGATAAAGTTGGAATGCTGTCTTACTAGGCTCAAGATTTTCTTTATCTTGCGCTACGGATAAGAGGGTCTTATACAATAACTCTATCTTTAATTGGACTTCTGGTTGTCCTGCGCTAATGCTTTCAAATGAGTCTAATGGCGCTGCACCATAAATATCAAAACAATGGTGGGCAAATACTAACTCTGCCATTTTAGGATCTTTTTTGTATGCTGCAAAAAATAGATCCAATCCTTTTTTAATACCATCAAAGGGTATTTCACCCTGAATAACTTGAGCTATATTCATTTCATTACATAATGGAATAAGCTCATCACAAATGCGAATAGCTTCTTTATCTACATGTTCTGGCGCAGTTTGCCCCCATATCAAAAATTCAGTTGGAGAGCATTTCTGGATCTTGCTGCCTACAAAGCTGTATATATCTAATGCGGCATCATGATCTACGGGTTCTGCAGCAGCTTGAAGTTGCATTTCATCGCTTAATTTTATTTGCCCGGCATTTAATTGATAATAAGTATTATCAGGAAGACGTACAAAATACGTTCCATCATGATTTAGTTTTACATCATTTTTAATGACATCACCTTTACCTGCATCATGGATGGCCAAATGAAGTCTAAACGCAAGTTTATTGGTTTCTGAATGATTTTTTAATGTTAAAAGGTTTCTATAGCCTTCTGATATACCACTAACTCCTTTAGGAAATGGAATGGATAAATTACCACCAAGACTTAATTCAGCATAAATTAAACTGTTACCAGTTCTTTTGAACTCCAGTCCAAGGTTGCCTTTTTGTTTTAGTAAATTGACAGCATTGTCAGAAGGCATGAGTTGTTCTCGTAACCTATAAAATAATGCTGCTGTCAATGGCGCAAGAGTTGCTGGCTGAGGTATTTTGTCTAAGGCTGTACGAAGATCAGTAAGTGTGGCTTCAGTTAGTGGTTTTTTAGTAACTAACATGTATTCTGAAATTGCGTTGATCCATTTCAGTAAATTTTCATCAAGTAATGCTTTATTTATATCTTTTGCATTAGTCCATTCAAGTATCGATGCTATCAAGGCGCTCAGTGATTTCGCTTGTTCTGCGGTCAATTTAGCTAATCCGAATGAAGTGGAGTGCGAACCAAGAACGTATTGTGCATCATTGCTTGGATTGCCTTGTGCTATCAGGGATAACTGTTGTTGTAATTCGCTAAAACAAGCAGTAGCCCAAGCCGACTTAATTTGTTGCTCTAAATTGGTACTCTCTATTTTACTAGTCTCTTGGTTTTGCTTTAAATGATACAAACGGCTTTTTAATTCCAAAATGGTCTTGTAGCACATTAGGAGATTTTTTTTTGCCTCTTTTTCTTCATTTGGCAGCGCTTGTAGTGCAATGAAATGTAAGAGTGAAGTGAAAAATACAACATCTAATTCTTTACCATAAGTAAAAAATTGAGAGTCAGCGCCTATAGTCTTATCGTTTTCTTCATGCGGAATGGTTGAATCGATTAATACCCCAGTATCATTGACCATTCGCATATGCAGTTGTGACGCGGGTACTTTTTCTATTTGTGCAAATAGCATTTCTTTTTTTAGTGGAGGTAAACCTAGACTTTCCCAATTGCCTTGAGCTATAACCATCATCAACGAAGGTACAACATCGTGAGGCCAAAATGCTTTATATTTTGAGCTCTTGATGAAATTAACTGCTCCAGATAACAAGTTTGTAGAATAGCTTGCGGACAATAATAGATAGGCGCGTGCCATAATTTCCATGAAGCTGGAGAGCCATGAGCTTTGGTCATATTTGGGAAGCAAACGAGTAGTTCCTGATACTACATGCAGGCTATCATCAACTGTCATCATGGCATTGATTGAATGCACTGCTTTTTGGGGAGTTGTGCTACGAGCATTATAGGGTAAAGTATTAGGACTTCTTACTTTCGCTGTATATTCATCATTATTAGAGTAGGGGGCATTATATCCCATTGCTAGTAAACTAAATTTAGAGCGATCTTTCTTTTTAACCTGGGCTATAAAATCGCTAACACCATTAAATGCAGCAATACTTATTAATGTTGCGCCATCTGGAGCCATATCTTTTATTAATTTAATCCAAGCGTTAGGCTTTTTAAGATTTAATGAGCAGGATTCTGGTACTTTTTGGGTACTATAGTAGAGTTCTACTTCTTCATTTGCGTAAAATGCATCACTTTCGGATGCGCTATTGTAGTACTTTCCCTTTTCCTGGTTGTATGTGTAATAAGTGCTTAAAGGGCCAGGAATAATTTCAGGGAACACATTATTGGGTAATGCTAATTGTTGACGTATTTTCTCTAAGTGCATGTTGAGATACAGTGCACGTAAACCATATTTTCCTCGCGGATCCTGCTCGCCTTTCTCATTGCAACGGATTTCATCGGTAGTAACTAGTTTGATTGGTGTATCAGGGGCAATGACGCCGGCGGCTTTGGCTTGTAATATCAGGTGAACGGTGGCTAGTAAATCATCACCATCTTTAGCTGGATCTGTAAAGAAAATAGTAGGCTTCATATATCCTTCTCCTAGGAAAATAGTTTTAAAAGCCCGGTTTTTAACATTGTTTATATAATTGGTACATATTGTTTTCAATTTCCTAACATTCTTTACATTTTAAGCATCGAGAGAGGAGCAATACTTGCACTAAAGCTTTTTAGCGGACAACAACGCCGGACAATTTGGTGCCTGACCTACAACGGTTCTTTAGGAGAGATGGTTGTGATGATATGATTTACATGAATCGATAAGATCGTGTATGCAAAAAAAAGGCTCGATAGCCGAGCCTTTTTTATAAGGTTTAACTTATTCATCAGTTAAACGAAAGTATTTAGTACCGAAATATTTTTGTAGTTTCTTTCTTATTGTTCCACGACTAATACCGAGCATCTTGGCAGCCTGTAATTGATTTCCACGACGTTTTTCCATTACGGCTTGCAGTAAAGGAGGCTCCACTTCAGACAAAATCATGTCATAAAGATCATCAATACTTTTGGATTTATTTTCAGCGAGAAAACGAGTTACCAAACTGTATACTAAATCCTGTAAACCTTGTTCTTGTTTAACGGATTGAGCAGTAGCTTGCGTTTCAATGACATTCATCTTAACTTCCTTATTATTAATTAACTCATACAGTCCAATTGCTTACACTTATAAATGAAAGCAAGATTAATTGTACATGAAGGCTAAATGATTATCTATATTTTATAATGAAAAACATGCGGTTATTTAGGACAACTCAGCCTCTATTAGATCAAATAGGGTGCAGTCTGCTTCATTTGTTGATAATGATTCCTTGATACTGGTCAATTGGCTAATCATTTTTTGTGGCTGACTTGAATCATGATGAAAATTTAAAATAAATTGAGATAATTCAATGGCATTACAATCATATTGTAAAAATTCTGGGACTATCATTTTATTAGCTAAAAGATTGCATAATCCTAAAAACCTTACTCTTATAAGCCACATGGCCACTATGTACGTGAGAGTGGACGACTTGTAAATAATGCACATGGGTTTTTCTAGTAGGGCACATTCTAGCGATGCTGTTCCTGAGGCGACAATGACAAAATCTGCTGCTGTCATACAATCAATGGCATTACCTTGACTATAGGTGATAGACAAATTTTCATTGGAAAAGTAGGCTTTTATCTTCTGATCATTAATAGTTCCTGCAATGGGAAGAACAAAGTGAATGTCTGGCAATTGCTTATTCAATAATACAGCTGTTTCTTGCAGAATAGGCATATGCTTTTCGATTTCATTATTACGACTGCCAGGTAATAGAGCAATAATCATCTTCTGTGAAGGAAGATGTAGCTTCTCTCTAGCAGTCAATAAATTGACCGTAGAGGGTATTTTTTCCACTAGAGGATGGCCGACGAAACTGACTGGAACCCCAGCTTTTTCGTAGATCTTCTTTTCAAAAGGCAAGATCACCGCCATTTTATCAACGCATTCTTTGATCAAATGGATGCGATTTCCTTTCCATGCCCATATTTGTGGGCTGATGTAATAAATAATTTTAATACCCAACTTTCTTTTAGCATACTTTGCAAGCCTTAAGTTAAATCCTGGATAATCAACTAAAATAAGTAAGTCGGGTTTTTCTGTCTTTAAATGGTTTTTAATTGCTAAAAAAGCCTTACGAAGTATCCTCAAAAAACGAACGACTTCAGTAAGTCCAGTGACACCATAGCGTGCAAGATTATAGACTAAGGTGGCGCCAGCATCTTGCATGTGTTTGCCACCAATGCCGCTAATTTCTATATCATGAAAGCGTGTTTTTAGCTGTTTAATAAGAGCTGCGGCATGAATATCACCTGACTCTTCACCAGCTATAATGACTATTTTTTTAGCTTTATGCATAATGCTCAGTGAGATTATTGTTGATTAGTGAAGTAATTTTTTCTGCAGTTTCTAAAGCATATTTTCCTTCTTCACCAGTAACAAGAGGAGTTGTATCATTTTCTATGCATTGCAAAAAGGCTTTTATCTCTTCCAATAAGGCATCACCTTTATCAAATTCTTTTTGGTCTCTTGTAATTGCGGGGATCCCGGGAAACATTTCTTCATCACTCTTTTTAAAGATGGCCAATTGCTTATTATGGTAATCGATAGAAATATACGAGTTGCTTTGAAATATTCTCGTTTTGCGCTCGGTTTTAAAACTGATTCGGCTGGCAGTTACATTAGCAACGCAGCGGTTGGCAAAGGTAATCCGTGCGTTTGCTATATCAATTGCTTTAGTCAGTACCGGTGTTCCTTGCGCTTCTATAGAGAGGATAGGGCTTTTAACCATATTTTGAATAATATCTATGTCATGAATCATAAGATCCAATATAACATTAACATCTGTTCCTCGGGGATTAAATGGGGCAAGACGCTCTGATTCAATAAATAACGGGGAGTCTAAATGAGATTCTAATGCTAGATGTGCTGCATTAAATCGCTCTAGATGTCCTACTTGCAATTTAGCATTATGTTTTTTAGCTAATTGAATTAGTTCTTCTGCTTGAGCTGTTGTTTCCGTAATAGGTTTTTCAATGAGCACATGTATGCCTTGTTCCAGACACGCCTTTGCGATTTGGTAATGCTTATTGGTAGTTGCTGCAATGCTCACTGCATCAACCTTACCGAATAAGTCCTGGTAATCTAGGTAGGCAGGGACTTTTAGCTCCTGAGATACTGCTTCACATAGTTCAGGGTTAACATCACAAACTGCAACTAACTCGGCGTTAGGAATTAGTTGGTATTTTTGGGCGTGAAATCGACCTAAATAGCCGATACCAATTACTGCACATCGAATTTTATTCATAGACATCATTTGATAATAATTTGTACGCATGATCGCATTTCTTAAATGATAAATCAATTTTATATGGGGATTATTGTATAGTACTTTGTAAATTTTATTTGCATAAATGTGGTCTATTTAAAGAGCGTGCCTTTTTCATCATTTTTAGTAAAATACAGCAACTAATTTTTAGTATGGAAATATGAGATGGCATGTGACAATTTAATTCTAATCGCTGGAGTCGATGAGGTAGGGCGAGGGCCTTTAGCTGGCGCTGTCGTTACCGCCGCAGTTATTTTAAAAGAGCCAATTGCTGGAATTTGTGATTCTAAAAAGTTAAGTGCCAAAAATCGCAAGCTACTTTCTTTGCGAATTAAGGAAGAAGCATTAGCTTACGCATATGGTCGGGCTGAAGTAGAGGAAATTGATCAATTAAATATTCATCATGCAACACTTTTGGCAATGAAACGAGCAGTTGACTCGCTACTTATAAAGCCTGATGCTGTGAAAATCGATGGTTTACATGTTCCAAAACTAAGTATGCCTTGTGAGGCTATAGTCAAAGGAGATAGTTTAGTTCCTGCAATAAGTGCCGCATCCATATTAGCAAAAGTTCTTCGGGATGAGGAAATGGATGAGTTCGATAAAATTTACCCAGGATATGGGTTTGCAGGTCACAAGGGCTATCCTACTGTAGAACATAGAGAGGCACTAGTGCGTCTTGGCCCTTGCCCTATTCATAGACGAAGTTATGCTCCAGTAGCTGCTTTACTGTAAGTGTTCTTCTTTTGCGACTAAGATATAGTTTGTTTGCGTTTTATGCAAAGTGCTGGCCTGGTTGCAAGCAACCAGGCCACGTGTCTGAATCTCTGCGTACTATTAACGGAGACTATTAAACAAGATCCTGTGAGAGCTTATGGACATTAAAATGCCGAAACTGGCTAAAAAAGTAACCATGGCTGTACCGCCATAGCTGACCAAGGGTAATGGAATACCAACAACAGGAATAATCCCCATAACCATGCCAATGTTAACAAAACCTGATAGGAAAAATGACATGGCTAAGCTCGCTGCAAGAAGACGAGTAAAGGTCGTCTGTGCATTGCTGGCTATATTTAAACTCCTTAGAGAGATTAATACTATAAGTGCAATGATGGCAAAGCCGCCTGCAAAGCCAAATTCCTCTCCACTAACCGCAAAAATAAAATCAGTTGCATGTTCAGGTAAAAAATTTAAATGGGATTGACTTCCTTGTTGCCATCCTTTACCGATCAATCCGCCAGAACCTATGGCGATTTTTGACTGAATGATATGATAACCAGAACCAAGCGGATCTTGCTCTGGATCAAGTAAGGTATATACCCTTTGCTTTTGATAATCATGCATTAGATGCCAAACCACTGGAACGGATGAGCCCAAGAGAATCAAGATTAATAGAATGACTTTAAAACGGATACCTGCTAAAAATACGACACATAACCCTGCCGCACTCACCATGATTGCTGTGCCTAAATCAGGTTGTTTCGCAATCAATAGGGCGGGAATAAAGATAATTAATCCTGCCATACAAATTGATTTAAGGCTGCTGGGGCGGGCTTGGCGGTCAAAAAACCAGGCTGCCATCATGGGAACGGCGAGTTTCATTATTTCCGATGGTTGAAAGCGAAATAAACCAAGTTCTAGCCAGCGTTGCGCCCCTTTACCGATTTTACCCATTAACATTACTGCAATTAGCAATGTTAAGCCTATACCGTATATCCAAGGAGTCCAAATTTTATATTTATGTGGGGGGATAAAACCCAAGATAAGCATAATAAATGTTGCAATAACCAACCTCATCGACTGTCGTAATATCATTCCCATGTTGGCATTTGAAGCACTGTATAAAATGAGAAGGCCAAAGGTGATCAAAATAAGTAATAATCCCAATAGAGGAAGATCTACATGCAGGGATTTTGCTGTAAAACGATAAACTGGTTTAGTATGTCTTCTATTCATTGGGTATTTTCATTGGATAAAGTTGATAATAAGCATCTAGAACTTTGCGTGCCACTGTTGAAGCACTTACATCATTTTCAACAACAACCGCAATAGCTATTTCTGGTTTTTTTACCGGTGTAAATGCAATAAATAGCGAATTATCACGAAGAGCTTCCGGTATGTCTTCATATTTTGCTTTTTCATATTGTCTACCACTATGCACTTGAGCTGTACCAGTTTTACCTGCAACTGGGTAGGGGGGATTGCGACCAAATCTATAACCAGTACCTTCATTACTCGTTAATACGTTATGCATAGCATCAGCAACTATATCCCAGTTGTCTTCATCTTTTA
This Legionella fallonii LLAP-10 DNA region includes the following protein-coding sequences:
- a CDS encoding helix-turn-helix domain-containing protein, with translation MNVIETQATAQSVKQEQGLQDLVYSLVTRFLAENKSKSIDDLYDMILSEVEPPLLQAVMEKRRGNQLQAAKMLGISRGTIRKKLQKYFGTKYFRLTDE
- the lpxB gene encoding lipid-A-disaccharide synthase produces the protein MHKAKKIVIIAGEESGDIHAAALIKQLKTRFHDIEISGIGGKHMQDAGATLVYNLARYGVTGLTEVVRFLRILRKAFLAIKNHLKTEKPDLLILVDYPGFNLRLAKYAKRKLGIKIIYYISPQIWAWKGNRIHLIKECVDKMAVILPFEKKIYEKAGVPVSFVGHPLVEKIPSTVNLLTAREKLHLPSQKMIIALLPGSRNNEIEKHMPILQETAVLLNKQLPDIHFVLPIAGTINDQKIKAYFSNENLSITYSQGNAIDCMTAADFVIVASGTASLECALLEKPMCIIYKSSTLTYIVAMWLIRVRFLGLCNLLANKMIVPEFLQYDCNAIELSQFILNFHHDSSQPQKMISQLTSIKESLSTNEADCTLFDLIEAELS
- a CDS encoding Gfo/Idh/MocA family protein, yielding MNKIRCAVIGIGYLGRFHAQKYQLIPNAELVAVCDVNPELCEAVSQELKVPAYLDYQDLFGKVDAVSIAATTNKHYQIAKACLEQGIHVLIEKPITETTAQAEELIQLAKKHNAKLQVGHLERFNAAHLALESHLDSPLFIESERLAPFNPRGTDVNVILDLMIHDIDIIQNMVKSPILSIEAQGTPVLTKAIDIANARITFANRCVANVTASRISFKTERKTRIFQSNSYISIDYHNKQLAIFKKSDEEMFPGIPAITRDQKEFDKGDALLEEIKAFLQCIENDTTPLVTGEEGKYALETAEKITSLINNNLTEHYA
- the rnhB gene encoding ribonuclease HII, with product MACDNLILIAGVDEVGRGPLAGAVVTAAVILKEPIAGICDSKKLSAKNRKLLSLRIKEEALAYAYGRAEVEEIDQLNIHHATLLAMKRAVDSLLIKPDAVKIDGLHVPKLSMPCEAIVKGDSLVPAISAASILAKVLRDEEMDEFDKIYPGYGFAGHKGYPTVEHREALVRLGPCPIHRRSYAPVAALL
- the rodA gene encoding rod shape-determining protein RodA, with protein sequence MNRRHTKPVYRFTAKSLHVDLPLLGLLLILITFGLLILYSASNANMGMILRQSMRLVIATFIMLILGFIPPHKYKIWTPWIYGIGLTLLIAVMLMGKIGKGAQRWLELGLFRFQPSEIMKLAVPMMAAWFFDRQARPSSLKSICMAGLIIFIPALLIAKQPDLGTAIMVSAAGLCVVFLAGIRFKVILLILILLGSSVPVVWHLMHDYQKQRVYTLLDPEQDPLGSGYHIIQSKIAIGSGGLIGKGWQQGSQSHLNFLPEHATDFIFAVSGEEFGFAGGFAIIALIVLISLRSLNIASNAQTTFTRLLAASLAMSFFLSGFVNIGMVMGIIPVVGIPLPLVSYGGTAMVTFLASFGILMSISSHRILFNSLR